GTACAATTCTTTATTAATATAGACAAAGatatttagagtgtgtgtgtgtgtgtgtgtgtgtgtgtgtgtgtctgtatgtgtgtgtgtgtgtatacggtATATATGGATGCTTTGTTATTTGTGATACCATTTGCAATGCTATGGGGGAGGAGGTGCAGTGGCCTCTGTCCATCAGCTCAGCGTGaagggagagaagcaggagagacCCCAGAAAATGAGTACTGCTGTTGCTTCGCATTTCAACTGCTCATAGGCTGCCTTGTCCTGAGTCGGATATGTTACTTCCCTGCCTCGCGACGCATTTGGGTTGAGGCTGAACTTTACACAGAACACTCTTGTTCACTCACTCGCTCCTCAGGAGATGCTCTTCATGGCAGTGTATTTTTAGGTTGCGGTATGACTACTGTGTGCGTGCTTGTTACAGATAGTGGACGTGAGTCAGGTGCTGGACACCATTAACCTGTCCAAGCGGAAGGAGCTGGTATGGCCAGACGAGTCGTTTCGGCTGCGGGCCGGACGGAGCTGCTGGAGGGACTGGAGCCCCCTAGAGGGCATGGAGGGACATGTGAGTACAGCACAATAGATTTGATTGTgtggaacaccccccccccccccccccccccccccccccccggatcATGTTGCACTTGCTATGGAAATCTGTTCAGGCCATCAGGTACAGGCACAAATACAAGGTTTTGTGACTTGAAATacttctttgtctctctgtatgtTGCTCCAtttccttcccctctctctctctctctctctgtctctcttccccgCCGATTAGGTGATTCACCGGTGGGTGCCTTGCAGTCGTGATCCTGTCAGTCGCTCCCACATGGATAAGACCATCCTGCTGGTTCAGGTGGAAGACAAACTGGTTCCAATCTTAGAGACTGGAGTGACTGACCTGGGGGCAGAGGTgtgaaaatgcacacactcGTACTCCTTCAGGCCAGGCGACGTAGTTTGCATATATGCAGAGGATGGGTGACGCACCCCTTTTCAAGATGCCGATGGGGGAACAGAAAGCCAGAGGAAAATagcaaaaaacacaagcacgtgcgtacacacacacacacacacacacacacacacacacccactgtgCTGAAGCACACAGGCATCATCTCAGGCAGAATCCTGCCTTGCTCTGCATTGCTCAGATATGCTGCATGACAGAACAGCCCTGTTaaacctgttttctgtttggctttttttatttgttatttactttttaaaatgtatttattttttgagcaATGCTGAGTTTTGTTGGAGGGGTTTTATATGTTTGATTTCTATGCATCCCATCAGGACTTTGGGTTTCTTCAAGCAGATCACACATCCCCTGCCCGAACagttctagcacacacacacacaggcacaaaccacacacaatgAACTCTGTCCTGGCCTTCAGATAGCGAGAggtcagggggtgggggtggggggaaccacttggtttttgttttttatgatgaCACTCTTCATTTTCTAATCTTTTTGCCAAATATGGCCTGGAGCACTGGGATGCCCATGACCTCATTTCCACAACCATGCGAGAGATGTGATTTGgtgttttgatttattattgatGAGGACAACCGAGAAGGTGACGTCAGGTTGGCAGTGGACCGCACATTCAGCTTAAAACAGCTTGGCTTTGTCGTTCATCTGCAATCCATTGTCATTCTGGTTGTGTTTTGTCAGacattggttaaaaaaaaaatacaatgaggataaagagagacacagattgCACTATGCGTTTCTTTTTGTATTatgtgttgtggtttttttgtttttattttacagcgATGCACTACAATCTCTAgattataatgcatttttatttattatacagaaTCTAAATCGCCATGCCTTGTGAATGAAAAATGCAatcattgtggggtttttttcttctagcTTTCTACTTTAACTTGAAGGCAGAAATGGTTTTTATTGAATATagttatatatgaaaatatattatgtCACTGTAAAAAAGTTttgctttaaatatttattactgtGGTTAttctatttacattttgttatatatttttcatttatgggACAAAAAAAGGTTATATAAGTGTATCAAGGACCATCGGTTAAAATGGAGCCGAGCTTCTAATGGACTGTTTCGCTGCCTAACATAAAATCTTTTATaagatggaaaaataaaaacgtTTTTAATGCTGACTGTGAACTGTTAAACTTCAATTTTTCATGTCTGCTGATCCATTGCTTTAGAACACGTTGACAaaactggttttgttttttctttcttttaaaaggtCACAGTCCATATACCTGCTGAGCTCAGAGCATATGACTTGCCTGCGCCCAGGTGAAGGGTGTCCTGTAGTAAATGTAGGAGCGTGCTAAAATACAGCTATAGACAAGTAACGTGATTTTTCTCGTGTCATCTTGATTTAAAAGGCGTCGTAATGTTTCATTAAGGGCTGGGTAAACCATTTAGCAATTTTGGGCCGTGATAGTCGACCGTTGTAACTATAAGTACGTCTTCAACAGAAAAAGGCAAGAATTCTAGGtagggtagtggtagctcagttgaAGGTTGCTGGCTCAAACcttaccactgccaagttgccactgttgggccccagagcaaggcccttaacttcaattgctcaagttgtactcagtcataattgtaagccgcTTTGGATCAAAGCGTtagctaaataccgtaaatgtcaATGTAAGAATTGTGTGGTGGTTAAAGATTCAGTCATCAGTCAAATGTTCGTTGCGTTTCCCCTCAAGTTTCCCTCTCCAGTGATCTCGAGTACTAaccagggtttttttttaaggcagcTATAACTGAACTAAGTGGTCAGGCTATAAAACGAAACTTCAGTTTACAATACTGTTTAACAGGCAAAAGAAAGCACATGATCCAGTGATGTGGTCGGTATGTGCCAGCCCACAGAGCCGAGGGGCGTACTGATTGGAGGCCGGGGTGTTTACCTCCTCACGGTCCCGTATTAAAACAGCGTCCCCGTATTTTGGTTTTTACTGGTTTTTTAACTCAAGTCGGGAACCGTAAGGTAAGAAAACACACGCTCACCTTTGTTATCGCGCATTGTTctgtcaattttttttaaatgcaagcctagtatatattatttttctatatcTGTGAATTTCTCTAAACGCGAGCTAGCTGGCTGagtagctagctaaaatgtttGGGCTAAATTTACAACCCTAGCCCATACCATAAGCTATGGTCCTAGTGTCGGCAAAAATCCCGCGGACTTTCTTTTAGCACATTTGGTGAATTCTCATTTTTGTGTGTCATCACTGCGTTCTTCTATTTAATTTTAGTTGATGTGTAATTTCTAGCTAACCCTAAATCACTCATTTACAGCATGGAGAACagctacgttagctagctggaCAGCGAAAGTCCGTGGTCTACTCAGAAAATAACCTTTAATACCGCATAGCATTAAAGAAATCCACTGTAACCTTCTATACATACCGGTAATATCAGCAATAATAACGTAAGCTTTTCTCTCATGTGATCAAGTCTCCTCCTGGACTAGGCTATTGCCGGGGTTACATAATCGAGTCAAGTCACGAGGGTTGAGATCTAATCAGTCAAGCTCTACTCATGTTGATAATGGATGGTTTGTATATACATGCAATATAGCTGTAGCTACCTAAGTGGCTGCCATATATTATGCTGCACTTGCAAATGCTGTTAACAATAACATAACACTTGGAAATAGCCTAGTCCGTGAAAGAAACATGACACAAATGTGCAGATAACAAGACAAACTGCCATCAGTAAACTTCTGAGTACATAGCCCAGACTGAGAAGGGACCGGTACCATGTAGGTACCATTTATAGAGTAGGTGAACCTAATAAACTGGCCACTTTGGAAGTGTGTTTTAAGGAAAGTGTGTTTTAAGGAAAATGCCTTTGCTCTGGGATTGTGTGTGCCTTTTTACAAGCTCTTTCCCTGGCTCATGATGTTCTCAACAGTGTAGCAACGTGCATAGACATGAAGTGGCATGCAGTTGCAGTGGTGTCTCTGTGCCTGGGGTTAGCGGTGAGCGCCTTTCCCTCAGAGCAGCCAGAAAACGGGAAGAACTGGGTGGTCATCGTGGCCGGCTCCAACGGCTGGTACAACTACCGACACCAGGTGAGGACACGGCAGTGTTTCAGCTTCAACTGCATAAGATATCTGTGGCTGTCCGGATTATAACTCTTTTCTAACAAATTCACATTTACACTGACAAgagctggggttttttttgtttgtttgtttgtttttttatttatctttttatatgtatagtttgatattgtttattgatccctgtatttcaacagtattgtagttcaatggtatcttgaactctaccCTACAGTGCTGGCAGGCATattttctatgagtaaacggcagcacttttgtaagttgctctggataagagcatctggtaaatgccaaaaatgtaactgtacattttccttatttaattcaagaaataaaactgctGTGTTGAAATACTTAAAGGATggtgaataatgaataatggagAAATTACAAGGTGGTTAATTATTGAGAGAAACCTGCAGCAAAAAGTTCCTGTGAATAGTCTATGCTTACCTGGTGCTGTGAATAACCTGTTTGTTCCTCTTATCAAAAATGTTTGATTACTTGAGGTGACCTCATTTCGTGATATGAGGAGCATTGGGAAAAGAGCCTAAACTTGCTCTATAGTGTCGCATCATAAAAGCAATATTAgcatattttataatgtattataacaTGCGTGCCCGTAACCCAGCTAGTATAGGATGTATAGAGAGCTAGTTGCTAACTCCCAAGGTCAATGGTCAATTCCAGATGGAACCAATGTTCttgtagcatttttttttcttcatgatgTTATTTGTGTATAGGCTGACGTCTGCCACGCGTATCAGATCGTCCACAAGAACGGCATTCCTGATGAGCAAATCGTGGTGATGATGTATGACGACCTGGCCCAGAACCCAGAGTGAGTAGCGGtcttcatctcctccatcaGGGCCAAAGATTTCTGGGTCTGAGCCCTCTAAGTTTGACCCAACTGTCTGGTCAAACCCAGCGCGCATGCAGGATTTCACCTCTGAATGCCGACTCATCGACCAGGAGTCTGCGACCTCGACCCGACACATGGTCACGTGCGCTGAGAAGAGATGATCGGGCTGCATTCTTTTTCCAAACCCAAACGTTCGTGCGTGCAGTTTCCTAGTTCCCTGTTCTGCTTTGAAATGGAAGTCACAAAAGCTTACTTAATACTCCCGAGTATGGAGTGGAAGTGCcttgtcagagagagacaggagagaccaGATCAGAGAAacggggagagagggagagacaattGGACAGAGAGATTTAACAGTATTCTCTGCCTTGAAAGTCAGCGGCTCACACTGCTTCTGAAAAGCAAGACATCTGAGGTGATCTGATCTTGGCTATTGTATGTCCTTTTCTTTGTGACATGATTTTTCCTTTAATCTTTGCAAGTTCCTGTTAAATAGGTCAGgctgtatatgtgcatttttctgtttacatgGAGGTTGCACAACagctgtgtgtctttgcattTATCGGACACCGCATGCTCTTCAAGCATGTGACTCACGCCAGACTGTGAAAGTGTTGAggtttcaaaaatgtttgaggAGTGAGTTTCAGTAAGGAGTGGCTTATGGCTCAGTTTTTTGGGTGTGTTTCTAAGAACTAACTTATGGCTAGATGTGATTTTATCCAAGATACCCTTGGTGTGTAATCACAGTTAAAGCAGgtattctgtgtttttaaatgcatattaaaataaccctctttctgtgtgtgttcctatgTGTCTGTCAGTAACCCCACACCAGGGGTCATTATCAACAGGCCCAATGGCTCTGATGTCTATAAAGGGGTGCTGAAGGACTACATTGGTGATGTGAGTTTCGCAGCATGCACacaattaattattattgttatgcaCTTTGAGGAACCCTGATGTGTCAGGTTGGCCATCTATagtaaaactgaaataacaTCGAGCTGGTGAGTGACCCTGAGTGGACTGAGTGTTTCCTGATATGATAACAGCAAAGAAATCAATATCACTTTGTATTGATTTGCAGCCACCTAAGTACATAACATTTGTATTACATTAATTTAACTTTGCAGTAATATTTGCTTTATATCATATccatttgattgtgtgtgtgtaggctgtgaCTCCCCAAAATTTCCTGGCTGTCTTGAAAGGTGATGCAGCCAGTGTGAAAGGAGGATCTGGAAAAGTGCTGAATAGGTAAGTTTGGGgatcagagaagaaaagagatgCAAGTGTAATACAGTATTAAGCAGAACACCATAGAATGGTTCTTCTTTGGTCTTGTAGATTTTAAATATCTACTGTTTTGACCATAAACCTCTTAtaaatgggcagtggtagctcagtggttaaggtacttaacttgtaattggaagtttgccactgccaagttgccactgttgggcccctgagcgaggccatttaaccctcaattgctcaattgttctaaatcgctttggattaaagcgtcagctaaacgccgttaatgtaaataaatctgGAAGCACTTtgtggtccttcatcagttgtgcaagcagAGATAGTCAGCAGCACTTTTCTTATACAAGTGATGGACCTTTTGTCTGACGCATCctttttctttggaaaccttgtgaacTACACTAAACTTTAAATTCTATATAATattgtaccttttttttttttcttatttaaagtTGGTAAGAAAAGAggtgttttcattttcagcactCGCACTGGACCATGCAGGCAGTCATGCACTCTCCTGACTTCATTAATGCGTTTAGCCTTCAATGTTGCACAGTATACAGATGTAATGATGTTGCTGTCCATAAAGGAAGATGTCTGCTTTTGCCTATGTTTTGAGTAACTACCTGGCTAAACTGATCTGTGTGTCTCCGTTTCTTTTCCTCTTGGCAGCGGCCCCAACGATCACGTGTTCGTGTACTTCACCGATCACGGAGCCCCTGGCCTGCTTGCCTTCCCCAGTGACGACGTAAGCATTCACCCCTCTTTCCGTGTCCGTCTCCCTACACCAGGAGTCCTCGCCATTCCTCTTCTTGCTCCCTGACTCTCGTGACCCATGTCGTCGCTCCTCATttgctcacaaaaaaaaaataaaaatgtagccaCTTTGAAGTGAAATgcgcagagaaacagaaaccaCGAGAACAAGTCCCATCGCAAGTCATGCAGAGGCTCCTTTAGAGATTTTGTAGTTTGGGGCATGATAACATGATCAAGAATAGATCACCCACAGTGATGCGTGGCACTGATGGCTCGTGTGGGAATTGTATAGGCCTCTGAGGGGGTGTCTGTTGTTACCAGGCTTTACCACGTGTGGTCCAGGACATCGTCTGTTTATGAAGCCCCTCATGAgctgagcaggtgtgtttaaAACGGGGCACACGCTGAACAGCATTGAGCGCATGCTCTTCTTCAGACGGGGGTAGAAACCACTAGAGTCAGGGACACAACAATGGTGATCTGTGATTGAGTTACACGTGGCCAAATGTGTGGCTTGTGTCCTCCTGTACAAGATTGCACAGCAAGTTTGAGGAAGTACATATGCATTGGTTTAATTCAGATTAGCTTTTTCCCCCATTGTGCATAGGAtggtaataaaatataatggatagttaaatgacaaaaatgtggCATCTGTACAAGAACTTTTTGGATTTACTGGAACAGCTTTTTGGCTGTTATGTGACCAAATATCACAGGATCTGAATcagcaagtttgtgtgtgtgtgtgtcgtgtgacTAGTAAATGACTAATGTTTTACTCAGCTCGTGGGCATGTATGTTGTTCTTTTTTGGTTGAAGAAAGTGGTACATGTTACAACAATTCTCCTCTCCACAGTTACTCGTCCATGACCTAATGGATGCTATTCAGTACATGCGCAATAACAACAAATACAAGAAGGTACCATGTCATTCTGGCTTTCCtcttcagaattttttttcctttgggaGGGGGTGTTCAGCCACATAGAATTACACCTTTCAGTATTTGTCAGATGCTACTAAATTAATAGAATTCTGAACATACTCTTTTCTTCttcaccacctctctctcacacacacacagatggtgttCTACATCGAGGCGTGTGAGTCTGGCTCAATGATGAAACCTCTGCCTGCTGATATCGATGGTGAGTTTTACACGAACCCGTGCTAACATTAACAGCCCCAGTACAATAGGCCACCACACATTTAACAGGTCTTATCTGCAGTCTAAAAATGTCACTGGAAACAGATTAACACACAAATCCGTGAGAGGGATCAGTAAAGGGTGGTTTATAATGGCCCAATGACTGCAACGGCATAAAAGCAGTGTGTGAGCGCAGTACACGGTTTTCATGTTTGTGAGCTGGGAATCGTTATTAGGAAGTGTATTTGTAAGGAGACTACTGTTTctgtgcacagaaaaaaaaaaaacaaccacactTCCATTATCATTGGCATCCACACAGCTGGTGTGTTGCAGTAGAGGGAGCCCTGTACCTCTCACTCACATCCATCAGCAGCGCTCTCTGCTGTCTGTATTTTTACCCATTTCTGTGCAAGCACGTAAGCACACAGACTTCTGATCACCATATGACCTGTCGTTGAAATGTTCAGGAGTCCTAAACGGCTTGCTTTTGAACGCAGCTGCGCATCTGGTTGGAGTGCACAGATGTGTCTGTTACTTATTCGCACTCATTCAGTACTGCTCCCAGAACTGCTCTCACACGACCTAGAGCGGCTAGTGCAGTTTCTGTTTTAAGTCTAAAATGATGAGTAGAGAGAGCATCATGAAGAAGAATTATGCATTTAGAAAATTGAGAATTCTCTGAAAGTGCACCAGTCTGAATGCTTTATACCTTGCGCACATAATGAGGACGTTATTCTATGTTAGTATAGTGAATGTATGTTTGATTGTCTGTCTTCACTTTTAGTTTATGCCACCACCGCTGCCAACCCACGGGAGTCGTCCTACGCCTGTTACTATGATGAGAGCAGGGACACATATCTTGGGGACTGGTACAGTGTCAACTGGATGGAGGATTCTGACGTGGTATGTTCCATGGAAACGGTGTGGGCCCGCAGATACAACCTGCATGTAGTATGTGCGCATGGTTCAATGCTATGCATTATATATGTCCTGATGTTGCGCGTGTCCGTCCGACAGGAGGACTTGAGTCAGGAAACCCTGGCTAAGCAGTTTAAGATCGTCAAACGTCTCACCAACACCAGCCATGTCATGCAGTATGGTAACAAGGTAAACCTGCGGACagatgggtgtgtgcatgcgtatatGTGGCTGACGCACAAGTTCACGAACACACTGCAGACAGACCCAAACGTAACCTAGAGCATTACAGAAACAAATGgagaaaactgtgtgtgtgtgtgtgtgtgtgtgtgtgtgtgtgtcccagacTCTGTCTCACATGAAGGTGATCAAGTTCCAGGGTAACGCTCTGGGCGGAGCCAAGGTGGCTAAACCTGTGCCATTGCCACCAGTTACACGGCATGACCTCACACCCAGCCCCGATGTCTACCTGTCTATCCTGAAGAGGAAGCTCATGCAAAGCAATGACGTCGCCGTTGCGAGGGGATACCTGATGGAGATCAGTGCCCACCTGAAGGTCCGAGCCTGGCCACCTGCTTACCTCTACAGAATTGCAGTGCAGGCATTATAAGCGTGCAGAGCTGATAATGCCACTATAACACTTTAGAACACTACCTTTCTGTTGCTTTGACTTTTTGAACAGTCATGCCAGTACATTTTTGGTACTTcctgctgtttcatagtgattCTACTTGCTAGATACGATAGTTCATGATGTTGCAACAACCTGGATTAGCCCTGTTATTACGTAAAGTAATTCTAGAATATTCTCTTCTAGAGTAGGCCTTGCCAGATAGGATTGCCACCACTGACCTAGCTCAATTAAACCGTTATAAACATATCTTCATATAGTAGGCCTGTTTCACGTAAATGGATTTTTATTACATGTGATGGGCAACCTGGGTAACGGTTGATTTTGTTAAATGCATCCAAAAGTCAAAAGGCACAcctagttagccagctaacaGTGTCTGTAGAATCCTCTCTGTAATTAGATCCTCAGAACAATAGAGTTGAAATGGATGTGTATAGCCAGAGTAAATGACGATGTTTAAATGACTATTATCGAAACGGGTAAGGTGATGCATATTTAACGCAGTCAGAAGACAGTCATACTACATTTGATTATTTTGGTGCCAAAAATGACACATCAAGAATGATGAAAATGCTGTGCAGTCTGATCACCCACTTGGTagttaaagtttattttaaccTTTTCTAGTCAGGTTAGCCACATATCGATGCTGAGAAACCAATTTAATTACACCTGTATCAAACAATACACATTTACCACATGAAAGGAGCAGGGCTCCCTTTTGTAAGCCCCGCTTGAGAGCGCACAACTCCTGCTACCCGGAATGGAGGGTTGGGAGCTTGAATGTGGCATAGTTTCAATGTGTATGTTCTACGTTGGTATATGGGGAGTGGGTGTGTTGTCTCGCATTGTGACGCATGTTGACGTGTAGATGCGTGAGCTGCTGGCAGACACCATGCGGAAGGTGGCGGAGACGGTGGTTGGAAAAGGCTTGGAGGCTCAGCAGGTTCTGGATGAGCGTCAGGAGATCAGCCAATACGAGTGCTACGCTGCCGCCCTCACACGCTTCAAATCAAGCTGCTTCAACTGGCACAACCAAGAGGTAcagtacacgcacacagagcaccctCAACGTACAGGGTCCAGGAGCACACGAGAGTTgagctctccttcacacactgTTCGTCTTTGCTCTTTCACAGCATGAGTATGCGCTGAGGCATCTGTACGTGCTGGTAaacctgtgtgagagaggacaTCAGGCAACGAGGTATCCACCCTCCATTTTCCCTCATCCCCCAGCTCCCTGGCCAAGGCTCCTGTGAGCTGTAGCCACATGTAGCCGATACATAAATCAGTTTTAATGATGCATCACTTTTTCTAAGACGAAGCTTAAAAGTGCTGTCCACTCAAagttaaaagaaataaaacatgcataGAAAATAGCAAACTGACTGGAAAGGTCTA
This region of Electrophorus electricus isolate fEleEle1 chromosome 11, fEleEle1.pri, whole genome shotgun sequence genomic DNA includes:
- the lgmn gene encoding legumain encodes the protein MKWHAVAVVSLCLGLAVSAFPSEQPENGKNWVVIVAGSNGWYNYRHQADVCHAYQIVHKNGIPDEQIVVMMYDDLAQNPDNPTPGVIINRPNGSDVYKGVLKDYIGDAVTPQNFLAVLKGDAASVKGGSGKVLNSGPNDHVFVYFTDHGAPGLLAFPSDDLLVHDLMDAIQYMRNNNKYKKMVFYIEACESGSMMKPLPADIDVYATTAANPRESSYACYYDESRDTYLGDWYSVNWMEDSDVEDLSQETLAKQFKIVKRLTNTSHVMQYGNKTLSHMKVIKFQGNALGGAKVAKPVPLPPVTRHDLTPSPDVYLSILKRKLMQSNDVAVARGYLMEISAHLKMRELLADTMRKVAETVVGKGLEAQQVLDERQEISQYECYAAALTRFKSSCFNWHNQEHEYALRHLYVLVNLCERGHQATRIMEAMEEVCI